From the Manis javanica isolate MJ-LG chromosome 13, MJ_LKY, whole genome shotgun sequence genome, one window contains:
- the PALM3 gene encoding LOW QUALITY PROTEIN: paralemmin-3 (The sequence of the model RefSeq protein was modified relative to this genomic sequence to represent the inferred CDS: inserted 1 base in 1 codon) produces the protein MALQSQMWSPATPMPMAESSLYRQRLEVIAEKRRLQEAIGAARRELEEEKLRVERLKRKSLRERWLMDGAAEGPERPEGSSLKDPPSPEDQAQARIRNLEDSLFTLQSQLQLLQSASTGAQHKPSGRLTWRRQGHRPLSQPIVEASSAGHLDLNKRASLPAGPVGAFLESPSELRDEAVGVLPPPGQVPGAAGASSEANGPCLRPSPPPGGEPHQGVAALEGGMGDANGGGVVQVVWEGLRATEDSATGPTGPELEAQVEEMVLEAIGERQEASRPELPSWVKVDRGIVEVVWEGMGDPEGSNSEVVREAGRRQEALQSSSLRLQGAASGAGAPRGIPDGDGPGGSGGEEGSFIWVERVTLSEEWEELVVEGLDRPRVQGREGAAESLLGXEVEGRAGETCEVDRSRAEEPVGTGEQGSEEKAGAELDGAERLLAVGRKGSADSSELERRGREEKLGTEREGGVEKPLMAVEGPLGAEEEGGVEPLAVEQKGEQMLGAQKETEGPLGAEKGDEEKLQATEDASVTERKEGEESQSVDRTGGEEASEAKKAQEIKEDLTPEQQRESGGGKKGQAEEVREGGAPFGAKEELRPEEEGTQPQEKQEGSLEEEAAMPQTPAEGQGPSGDPTPLLAETPAPEQPTECQPLLQVEGPRANPSAHPVPTYAPVRQSEPCAPPEGEEASGPKQKTCQCCVVM, from the exons ATGGCCCTGCAGAGTCAGATGTGGTCTCCAGCCACACCCAT GCCCATGGCCGAGAGCTCCCTCTACCGGCAGCGGCTAGAGGTCATCGCT GAGAAGCGGCGGCTGCAGGAGGCGATAGGCGCTGCGCGccgggagctggaggaggagaaaCTCCGCGTGGAGCGGCTCAAG AGGAAGTCTCTCCGAGAGCGTTGGCTAATGGACGGGGCAGCTGAGGGGCCAGAGCGGCCTGAGGGCTCCTCCTTGAAGGACCCCCCGTCACCTGAGGACCAGGCTCAGGCCCGAATCCGGAACCTAGAAGACAGCTTGTTCAC GCTCCAGTCCCAGCTGCAGCTGTTGCAAAGCGCATCTAcaggtgcccagcacaagcccTCAGGCAGACTCACCTGGCGCAGACAG GGTCACCGTCCTCTCTCCCAGCCCATTGTGGAGGCAAGTTCTGCCG GCCACCTTGATCTGAACAAGAGAGCCTCCCTGCCAGCCGGACCAGTGGGCGCATTCCTGGAGTCTCCCTCTGAGCTTAGAGACGAGGCTGTTGGGGTTCTGCCACCCCCAGGGCAggtccctggggctgcaggggcctCCTCAGAAGCCAATGGCCCCTGCCTCAGACCCAGTCCCCCTCCAGGGGGGGAGCCTCATCAGGGTGTGGCCGCACTGGAGGGGGGCATGGGTGACGCCAATGGAGGGGGTGTGGTGCAGGTGGTATGGGAGGGGCTGAGGGCCACAGAGGACAGTGCCACAGGGCCCACGGGCCCGGAGCTGGAGGCTCAGGTGGAGGAGATGGTGCTGGAAGCCATTGGGGAAAGGCAGGAGGCCAGCCGCCCAGAGCTACCATCCTGGGTGAAGGTGGACAGGGGCATTGTGGAGGTGGTCTGGGAAGGGATGGGTGACCCGGAGGGCAGCAACTCAGAGGTGGTGCGGGAGGCGGGTAGGCGCCAGGAAGCCTTGCAGAGCAGCTCACTGAGGCTCCAGGGGGCAGCTTCTGGAGCGGGTGCTCCCAGGGGCATCCCTGATGGTGATGGGCCGGGGGGCTCTGGGGGAGAGGAGGGGTCCTTCATTTGGGTGGAGAGAGTGACCCTCAGTGAGGAGTGGGAGGAGCTGGTGGTGGAGGGTTTGGACAGGCCCAGGgtgcaagggagggagggagcagcagagagcctgctgg tggaggtggaggggagggcGGGGGAGACCTGCGAGGTGGATAGGAGCCGGGCAGAGGAGCCTGTGGGCACTGGAGAGCAAGGCAGCGAGGAAaaggcaggggcagagctggacGGGGCCGAGAGGTTGCTGGccgtggggaggaagggaagtgcAGACTCCTCagagctggagaggagaggaCGGGAGGAGaagctggggacagagagggaaggaggagtgGAGAAGCCCCTGATGGCAGTGGAGGGGCCTctgggggcagaggaggaaggaggtgtAGAGCCATTGGCAGTGGAACAGAAAGGTGAGCAAATGCTAGGGGCACAGAAAGAGACTGAGGGACCTTtgggagcagagaagggagaTGAAGAAAAGCTGCAGGCGACTGAAGATGCTTCGgtgacagagagaaaggaaggtgaGGAATCGCAGTCAGTAGACAGAACAGGAGGTGAGGAAGCCTCGGAGGCCAAGAAAGCCCAAGAGATCAAGGAAGATCTGACTCCAGAACAGCAGAGAGAGtctgggggaggaaagaaaggtcaggcagaggaggtgagggagggaggggctccCTTTGGGGCCAAGGAGGAGTTGAGGCCAGAGGAGGAAGGAACCCAGCCCCAGGAGAAGCaggaaggctccctggaggaaGAAGCAGCAATGCCCCAAACCCCTGCTGAGGGCCAGGGACCCTCAGGGGACCCTACCCCTCTCCTGGCAGAGACCCCAGCTCCAGAGCAGCCCACTGAGTGCCAGCCACTGCTTCAGGTGGAGGGGCCCAGGGCCAACCCCAGTGCCCACCCTGTGCCCACCTATGCGCCTGTGCGGCAGTCTGAGCCATGTGCCCCTCCTGAGGGCGAAGAGGCGAGTGGCCCCAAGCAAAAGACGTGCCAGTGTTGTGTGGTTATGTGA